The following proteins are encoded in a genomic region of Sorangiineae bacterium MSr12523:
- a CDS encoding winged helix-turn-helix domain-containing protein, whose translation MRSIGYAFGAFRLALESRTLHLRDEQVRLGARAFDILRVLVERAGTVVSADELMALVWPDVVVDDTNLRVQIGALRKVLARGEQGQPAIETMPRGYYFALPVSPLHTDVTTAAPREVGTHNLPAQLATTVGRADTIELLAGAWDGKRLITITGPGGIGKTTVAIAVAHRCLPRFSDGICFVEFSSLSDPDLVASAVASALGIGLLPDEPIAGLLSHFRGKRMLLLLDTCEHIVESCAGLVESLLSELPELRILATSREILRAAGEWAYRLSSLPHPLHTEGLSATDALSYAAVDLFAQRARASADGFELRDADASNVAAICRRLDGMPLAIEFAAARVGELGLRQIAARLDDRFRVLTQGRRTALPRHKTLEATLAWSYDLLPPEEQMMLQQLSAFRGPFMGNAAAAIAEPEWPRSEAMNHLSNLFAKSLVTADIGGEAPFYRLLDTTRAFAAEKLAAAPARDTVARRHAEYILSVVREAEIEWETADPKAWTERHRYLIDDLRGALEWAMSDRGDPLLGARILAHSAVLWFFLALLDEFERHLQSAFAAHSAMLETDPLLEIRLWEAFAYTVLHVRERKSRLVAADAFRRALGTARREGLVDAQLRTLWGLQICVVHSGDYASTMDVLKEFDALATNLGSSPFTLVGTRMEALVRHCSGDHATARLRANELLEHAAVASGGVRYRVIQFDTRISAYTILARVRWIQGFPEEAKEYVREAVARARSVGQALPLGYMLSLAAIPVSFWTGDRAAAEQYTAELCTSALKHSLATFHTCGLAYQDILDRKRTGHAERLEDTVLSETVATVDEAFASDTVIARAEQGLAAWCASELLRLRAMHILERGGTEQEAETVLLEAIQTAQRQQALAWELRATMSLAELWMRQSRHAEAQERLSAVRARFTEGFDTADLRRADALLRRNR comes from the coding sequence TTGAGATCGATCGGCTATGCATTCGGTGCTTTCCGGCTTGCACTCGAATCGCGCACGCTGCACTTGCGCGATGAACAGGTTCGCCTCGGCGCGCGTGCATTCGACATTCTTCGCGTGCTGGTCGAGCGCGCAGGCACCGTCGTCTCGGCCGACGAGCTGATGGCGCTGGTCTGGCCGGACGTCGTCGTCGACGACACCAACCTGCGTGTTCAAATCGGCGCTCTTCGCAAGGTACTTGCGCGCGGAGAACAGGGGCAGCCAGCCATCGAAACGATGCCCCGGGGCTACTACTTCGCGCTGCCCGTCTCGCCGTTGCACACCGACGTGACGACGGCGGCTCCCCGTGAAGTGGGCACGCACAACCTCCCCGCGCAGCTCGCAACCACCGTTGGACGCGCGGACACGATCGAACTGCTCGCCGGCGCATGGGACGGGAAGCGTCTGATTACCATCACCGGCCCTGGCGGCATCGGTAAGACCACGGTGGCCATTGCGGTGGCGCATCGTTGCTTGCCGCGCTTTTCGGACGGCATCTGCTTCGTCGAATTCTCGTCGCTCTCCGATCCGGATCTCGTGGCCAGCGCCGTCGCCTCGGCGCTCGGCATCGGCCTGCTCCCCGACGAGCCGATCGCGGGTCTGCTCTCGCATTTCCGTGGCAAGCGCATGCTCCTTCTGCTCGACACGTGCGAGCACATCGTGGAGTCCTGCGCTGGGCTCGTGGAGTCCCTTTTGTCGGAGCTCCCCGAGTTGCGCATTCTCGCGACCAGCCGTGAAATTCTGCGCGCGGCAGGGGAGTGGGCGTACCGCCTGTCGTCGCTGCCGCACCCACTGCACACCGAAGGATTGAGCGCGACCGACGCCCTGTCGTACGCCGCTGTCGACCTCTTTGCTCAGCGCGCGCGGGCGAGCGCCGATGGGTTCGAGTTGCGAGATGCCGACGCTTCCAACGTGGCGGCGATCTGTCGCCGCCTCGACGGAATGCCGCTCGCCATCGAGTTTGCCGCCGCGCGCGTGGGGGAACTCGGTTTGCGCCAGATCGCCGCTCGCTTGGACGATCGATTCCGGGTGCTGACGCAGGGCCGGCGGACGGCGCTCCCGCGCCACAAGACGCTCGAGGCGACGTTGGCCTGGAGCTACGATCTTTTGCCGCCGGAAGAGCAGATGATGCTCCAGCAGCTTTCCGCCTTTCGCGGGCCCTTCATGGGGAACGCCGCCGCGGCCATCGCCGAGCCCGAATGGCCACGTTCCGAGGCCATGAATCATCTGTCCAACTTGTTCGCCAAATCGCTCGTGACCGCGGACATCGGCGGTGAAGCCCCTTTTTATCGATTGTTGGACACGACGCGCGCATTTGCAGCCGAGAAACTCGCGGCCGCGCCCGCCCGCGATACGGTTGCGCGGCGTCATGCGGAGTACATTCTCTCGGTGGTGCGGGAGGCGGAGATCGAGTGGGAGACCGCGGATCCCAAGGCCTGGACGGAGCGCCATCGATACCTGATTGACGATTTGCGTGGGGCGCTCGAGTGGGCCATGTCGGACCGTGGCGATCCTCTCCTCGGCGCTCGGATCCTCGCGCACTCCGCCGTGCTCTGGTTCTTTCTGGCGCTGCTGGACGAATTCGAGCGGCACCTGCAGAGCGCGTTCGCCGCGCACTCCGCGATGCTCGAGACCGATCCGCTCCTGGAGATCCGTCTGTGGGAAGCGTTCGCCTATACGGTGTTGCACGTCCGCGAGCGCAAATCGCGCCTGGTCGCAGCGGACGCTTTCCGAAGGGCACTCGGGACGGCGCGGCGGGAAGGGCTCGTCGATGCGCAGCTCCGGACGCTCTGGGGGTTGCAGATCTGCGTGGTGCACAGCGGCGACTACGCGAGCACCATGGACGTCTTGAAGGAATTCGACGCGCTGGCGACGAACCTCGGAAGTTCTCCCTTTACGCTCGTGGGCACGCGCATGGAGGCTTTGGTCCGACATTGCTCCGGCGATCATGCGACCGCACGCCTGCGCGCGAACGAATTGCTCGAGCACGCGGCCGTCGCATCGGGGGGAGTTCGCTACCGCGTGATTCAATTCGACACGCGGATCTCCGCCTATACGATCCTCGCCCGCGTCCGGTGGATCCAAGGCTTCCCCGAGGAAGCAAAGGAGTACGTTCGCGAAGCCGTTGCACGCGCACGCAGCGTCGGCCAAGCGCTTCCTCTCGGCTACATGCTCTCGCTCGCGGCGATTCCCGTTTCGTTCTGGACGGGTGATCGCGCCGCGGCCGAGCAGTACACGGCGGAGTTGTGCACCAGCGCGCTCAAGCACTCCCTCGCCACCTTCCATACGTGCGGCCTGGCGTACCAAGACATCTTGGACCGGAAACGCACCGGCCACGCCGAACGCCTCGAGGACACGGTCCTCTCAGAGACCGTCGCCACGGTGGACGAAGCGTTCGCCAGCGATACCGTCATCGCCCGCGCAGAGCAGGGCCTCGCCGCCTGGTGTGCGTCCGAGCTCCTACGGCTCCGAGCCATGCACATTCTGGAACGGGGCGGCACCGAGCAAGAGGCCGAAACCGTTCTCCTGGAGGCGATTCAGACCGCACAGCGCCAGCAGGCGCTCGCCTGGGAACTTCGCGCCACGATGTCCCTCGCCGAACTCTGGATGCGCCAAAGTCGACATGCCGAAGCGCAGGAGCGCCTCTCCGCAGTCCGTGCGCGCTTCACGGAGGGTTTCGACACGGCCGATTTGCGCCGAGCCGATGCACTGCTGCGACGAAATCGTTAA
- a CDS encoding MmgE/PrpD family protein, with amino-acid sequence MATFDRRTFLRTATTAVVAGAVTPDLAVKSMENDLAAPAPTPPEVTKILARYIVSARYEDLPAHVRKEGLRTLLNWVGVAVGGSRHETVNIAVEALAPFSGPPQASILGRRERFDAMNAAFINGVSSHIFDYDDTHPKTIIHPAGPVVSAILALAEHRPTDGRNFLNALVLGVETECRIGNAVYPDHYDRGWHITGTAGVFGAAASAGKLLGLSEQQMIWALGLAASQPVGFRESFGSMNKSFNPGRAASNGLFAAFLASKNFTSSDQMIEAKRGWATTISTKHDYKEIIDGLGKHYESTLNTYKAFACGIVMHPAIDAAIQLRDQYSVNAGRVQSVHLRVNPLVLELTGKKTPTTGLEGKFSIYHAVAVAIVEGAAGERQFSDRAVHDPTIVQLRSRVVPVIDTNIQLSQVEMTMVLEDGRQLVKSIQHAKGTLEAPMTDGDIESKFTDLAKESLSPAQIRTLVDLCWNLEKLPSASAIAKAAVPL; translated from the coding sequence ATGGCGACTTTCGATCGACGGACATTTCTTCGCACCGCGACCACCGCCGTCGTCGCGGGGGCCGTGACACCGGACTTAGCCGTGAAGTCCATGGAAAACGACTTGGCTGCGCCGGCTCCGACCCCACCGGAAGTGACCAAAATACTGGCGCGCTACATCGTATCGGCCCGCTACGAGGATTTGCCGGCCCATGTCCGCAAGGAAGGTTTGCGAACGTTGCTGAATTGGGTAGGCGTGGCCGTAGGGGGATCTCGTCATGAAACGGTGAACATTGCCGTTGAGGCCCTCGCACCCTTTTCTGGACCGCCGCAAGCGTCGATTCTCGGCCGCAGAGAACGTTTTGACGCCATGAACGCCGCGTTCATCAATGGTGTGTCTTCGCATATCTTCGACTACGACGACACGCATCCGAAGACCATCATCCACCCGGCTGGGCCGGTCGTGTCTGCCATTCTCGCATTGGCGGAACATCGACCCACCGATGGTCGAAACTTTTTGAACGCGCTGGTCCTCGGAGTGGAAACCGAATGCCGAATCGGTAACGCGGTTTATCCGGATCATTATGATCGAGGTTGGCATATCACGGGGACTGCAGGTGTTTTCGGGGCTGCGGCCAGCGCCGGGAAGCTTTTGGGTTTGTCCGAGCAACAAATGATTTGGGCTCTGGGATTGGCCGCATCGCAGCCTGTCGGCTTCAGAGAATCGTTTGGCTCGATGAACAAGAGCTTCAATCCAGGGCGAGCTGCCAGCAACGGACTGTTTGCTGCATTTCTCGCTTCGAAAAATTTCACCAGCTCGGATCAGATGATCGAGGCCAAACGCGGTTGGGCCACCACCATCTCGACGAAACATGATTACAAAGAGATCATCGATGGTCTGGGGAAACACTACGAATCGACGTTGAACACCTACAAGGCTTTCGCTTGTGGGATCGTGATGCACCCGGCGATCGATGCCGCCATTCAATTGCGTGACCAATATTCGGTCAACGCGGGTCGAGTCCAGAGCGTCCATCTTCGCGTAAACCCGTTGGTGTTGGAGTTGACTGGGAAGAAGACACCTACGACGGGTTTGGAAGGCAAATTTAGCATCTACCATGCGGTTGCCGTCGCCATCGTCGAAGGTGCAGCGGGTGAAAGGCAGTTCAGCGATCGGGCCGTCCACGATCCAACCATCGTCCAGCTACGCAGCCGCGTCGTTCCGGTCATCGATACGAATATCCAGCTATCGCAAGTGGAGATGACGATGGTCCTCGAGGACGGTCGGCAGTTGGTCAAATCCATCCAGCACGCCAAAGGGACTTTGGAGGCCCCGATGACGGATGGCGATATCGAATCCAAGTTCACCGATCTCGCCAAGGAGAGCCTCTCTCCGGCGCAAATTCGGACACTGGTGGATCTCTGCTGGAACCTCGAGAAACTACCGAGCGCCAGCGCGATCGCCAAGGCGGCCGTGCCTCTTTAA